A region of the Mangifera indica cultivar Alphonso chromosome 10, CATAS_Mindica_2.1, whole genome shotgun sequence genome:
AGTTTTATGCTGCATTTCTTCTGTTACAACTCCATCAGTCTCATTATTTTCTTCTGAACACATACTACTGTTcaatttataatgtttaatttatttctgAACACAAATCTGTCAGAGGTCTGTGGTTTAGTAAGAATATTTGTTACTTATGAATTCTGCTACTCAAATGTAACATACTGAATAACAATTACTCCAACAACACTTAAATTATCACGCCACAAAGCATCTTGCTTAACACGAGAAAACTCCTGCAATCTGTTTTCTAAAAGCCAATTGAACCAATTTATTACtgcaattgaaaatttaatggACCTAGAATGGtctataaaagtgaaataaaaagtaaatgaattacatttttttacctttaattagtataaataatattattttaaaaatcaaatataaataacaccttttcacttaaatttaaattcatttaataaaataatcatattaaaaaataaaattattattttattttttaaaattattatataattctaaagtaataaaataatcatattaaaaagtaaaattataattttttaaatatttaaattatataaaaagttacttaatttttttaatctttatgtagtaattttttttaaccgatcttaattttagattaaaaaatattattaaaatattgttaaaccAAACATCAGtcgggaaaatgttatttactcagATGAGTTTGAAGTTGCTAAAATAGTGAACAACCACATGGCTTGCTaatgaattacatttttttacctttaattagtataaataatattattttaaaaatcaaatatatttcgACAAAGCCATGTGAGGAGTTatgaaaaattagatgaaaCAGAGATGTCACCGTTTCCTTCAATTGTCTTCTTTTGCAAAATGACTTGGAAGTGGGGCAAAACGACTTGGAATTGTTTGTGCAAATTGACTGATATATAGAGACTTGGAATTGGAAATTGTTAGTGGGGCAAAACGTCTTGGAAGGGACTTGGAATTGTTAGTGGAAAATAACTAATATGTACTGGAAGTTCTTATAAGTATCATTTTCATGTACTCACACATGTCAACAAGCCCACACTCGACAAATCTAAGTTGTGCTCTCATGGAGAAATATCAATTTCTCAGCATTTTGTTAGCTTTCTCAGTTCATTTTTTGACACTTCCCTTCGTTCATGCACAAGTAACCGACATTTTCACGGACAAACAAGCTCTTCTTGCCCTGAAAGCTCGTATAAGCCATGATCCAAGCAATTTGTTGGCACGCAATTGGTCCACAAGTTCCTCTGTTTGTCACTGGATGGGCATAACTTGTGGTGCTCGTCACCTTCGAGTAACAGGtttgaatatatcaaacttGGGTCTCACTGCCACCCTTCCTCCTCAACTGGGAAATCTATCTTTCCTTGCTAGTCTAGACATCAGACACAACAGCTTTTATGGCTCTCTCCCGGAGGAATACGCTCAGTTACATCGACTGGAATACCTTCTTTTGAGTTTTAATAGCTTATCGGGCGAACTCCCATCTAGTATTTTTGATAATCTTCCCAATTTGCTGTTGCTTTATTTGCATTCTAACATGTTCAAGGGAAAAATTCCATCGACCTTATCAAGATGCAGAAGCTTACAAAAATTATCCTTGTCACTCAATAATTTCACAGGAGTCATTCCGAAAGAAATGGGAAACTTGACCCAACTTAGAGAGATCTATCTTGCATACAACAAACTACAAGGTATGCTACagatattctttttatattccttGTCATTCCATAATATATTGcttatttataatgtttttgtaggagaaattccAATAGAGCTTGACAATCTTGTGAAACTAGAGCGATTATCACTGCCAAATAGTTACTTAACATATTGCTTATGTTCCTtgtcattcaataatatattgctTATGTTCTATtgattagatgtgagactttttgAGTCTCCAACAATAATAAACCTCTCTCAAAACATCAGTTATTATGACTTGTGGAACTCATCACCTTTGAGTAACAGCTTTGAATATTTCTCGCTCGGGTTTCACAGCCACCCTTCCTCCTCATCTAGGAAATCTATCTTTCCTATTAGAGCTAGACATCAACTACAACAGCTTTTATGGCTCTCTCCCAGCAAGCATTTTTGACAATCTTCCTAATCTACAATTGTTTTAATTGCATTATAACATGTTCGATGGAAAAATACCGTCAACCATATCTAAATGTAGAAGCTTGCAAAACTTATCCATGTCACGCATTAATTTCACAGGAGCCATTCcgaaagaaattggaaacttgactCAAGTTAGAGAGATCTATCTTGGATACAATGAACTACAGGGTAAGTTATATGATACATTGTTTTAGTTGCTCTTActgatattctttttatattcctggtcattcaataatatattgcttatttataatgattttgtaggagaaattccAATAGAACTTGGCAATCTTGCGAAACTAGAGATATTATCACTGCCAAATGGTAGTTTAACAGGTAAATAATAAACCTCTTCCAAAACTTCATGTTATTATGACTTGTGGAACTCATCACCTTCGAGTAACAGCTTTGAATATTTCTCGCTTGGGTTTCATAGCCACCCTTCCTCCTCATCTAGGAAATCCATCTTTCCTATTAGAGCTAAACATCAGCTACAACAGCTTTTACGGCTCTCTCCCAGCAAGCATTTTTGACAATCTTCCTAATCTACAATTGCTTTATTTGCATAATAGCATGTTCGATGGAAAAATACCGTCGACCATATCTAAATGTAGAAGCTTGCAAAACTTATCCTTGTCACACAATAATTTCACAGGAGCCATTCcgaaagaaattggaaacttgactCAAGTTAAAGAGATCTATCTTGGATACAACAAACTACAAGGTATGCTATATGATACTTCGTTTTAGTTGCTTTTActgatattctttttatattccttgtcattcaataatatattgcttatttataatgattttgtagCAGAAATTCCAATAGAGCTTGGCAATCTTGCGAAACTGGAGATATTATCACTGCTAAATGGTAACTTCACAGGTAAATAATAAACCTCTCCCAAAACTTCATGTTATTAAGACTTGTGGAACTCATCACCTTCGAGTAACAACTTTGAATATTTCTCGCTTGGGTTTCACAGCCACCCTTCCTCCTCATTTAGGAAATCCATCTTTCCTATTAGAGCTAGACATGAGCTACAACAGCTGTTACGGCTCTCTCCCAGCAAGCATTTTTGACAATCTTTTTAATCTGCAATTGCTTTATTTGCATTATAACATGTTCGATGGAAACATACCGTCGACCATATCTAAATGTAGAAGCATGTAAAACTTATCCTTGCCACACAATAATTTCACAGGAGCCATTCcgaaagaaattggaaacttgactCAACTTAGAGAGATCTATCTTGGATACAATGAACTACAAGGTATGTTATATGATACATTGTTTTAGTTTCTCTTACcgatattctttttatattcctggtcattcaataatatattgcttatttataatgattttgtaggagaaattccAATAGAACTTGGCAATCTTGCGAAACTGGAGATATTATCACTGCCAAATGGTAGTTTAACAGGTAAATAATAAACCTCTTCCAAAACTTCATGTTATTATGACTTGTGGAACTCATCACCTTCGACTAACAGCTTTGAAAACTTCTCGCTTGGGTTTCACAGCCACCCTTCCTCCTCATCTAGGAAATCCATCTTTCCTATTAGAGCTAGACATCAGCTACAACAACATTTACGGCTCTCTCCCAGCAAGCAATTTTGACAATCTTCCTAATCTACAATTGCTTTATTTGCATTATAACATGTTTGATGGAAAAATACCGTCGACCATATCTAAATGTAGAAGCTTGTAAAACTTATCCTTGTTACACAATAATTTCACAGGAGCCATTCCGAAAGGAATTGGAAACTTGACTCAACTTAGAGAGATCTATCTTGGATACAACGAACTACAAGGTATGTTATATGATACATTGTTTTAGTTGCTCTTActgatattctttttatatcccttgtcattcaataatatattgcttatttataatgattttgtaggagaaattccAATAGAGCTTGGCAATCTTGCGAAACTGGAGATATTATCACTGCCAAATGGTAACTTAACAGGTAAATAATAAACCGCTTCCAAAGCTTCATGTTATTATGACTTCTGGAACACATCACCTTCAAGTAACAGCTTTGAATATGTCTCGCTCGGGTTTCACAGCCACCCTTCCTCCTCATCTGGGAAATTTATCTTTCTTATCAGCTACAACAGCTTTTACGGCTCTGTCCTAGCAAGCATTTTTGACAATCTTCCTAATCTACAGTTGCTTTATTTGCATTATGACATGTTCGATGGAAAAATACTGTTAACCATATCTAAATGTAGAAGCTTGCAAAACTTATCCTTGTCACGCAATAATTTCACAGGAGCCATTCcgaaagaaattggaaacttgactCAACTTAGAGAGATCTATCTTGGATACAACAAACTACAAGGTATGTTTTATGATATTGTGTTTTAGTTGCTGTTActgatattctttttatattccttGTCATTCACTAATATAttgcttatttataatgattttgtaggagaaattccAATAGAGCTTGGAAATCTTGCGAAACTGGAGATATTATCACTGCCAAATGGTAACTTAACAGGTAAATAATAAACCTCTTCCAAAACTTCATGTTATTATGACTTATGGAACCCATCACCTTCGAGTAACAGCTTTGAATATTTCTTGCTTGGGTTTCATAGCCACCCTTCCTCCTCATCTAGGAAATCCATCTTTCCTATTAGAGCTAAACATCAGCTACAACAGCTTTTACGGCTCTCTCCCAGCAAGCATTTTTGACAATCTTTCTTATCTACAATTGCTTTATTTGCATAATAGCATGTTCGATGGAAAAATACCGTCGACCATATCTAAATGTAGAAGCTTGCAAAACTTATCCTTGTCACACAATAATTTCATAGGAGCCATTCcgaaagaaattggaaacttgactCAAGTTAAAGAGATCTATCTTGGATACAACAAACTACAAGGTATGCTATATGATACTTTGTTTTAGTTGCttttactaatattctttttatattccttgtcattcaataatatattgcttatttataatgattttgtagCAGAAATTCCAATAGAGCTTGGCAATCTTGCGAAACTGGAGATATTATCACTGCTAAATGGTAACTTCACAGGTAAATAATAAACCTCTCCCAAAACTTCATGTTATTAAGACTTGTGGAACTCATCACCTTCGAGTAACAACTTTGAATATTTCTCGCTTGGGTTTCACAGCCACCCTTCCTCCTCATTTAGGAAATCCATCTTTCCTATTAGAGCTAGACATGAGCTACAACAGCTTTTACGGCTCTCTCCCAGCAAGCATATTTGACAATCTTTCTAATCTGCAATTGCTTTATTTGCATTATAACATGTTCGATGGAAACATACCGTCGACCATATCTAAATGTAGAAGCATGTAAAACTTATCCTTGCCACACAATAATTTCACAGGAGCCATTCcgaaagaaattggaaacttgactCAACTTAAAGAGATCTATCTTGGATACAATGAACTACAAGGTATGTTATATGATACATTGTTTTAGTTTCTCTTACcgatattctttttatattcctggtcattcaataatatattgcttatttataatgattttgtaggagaaattccAATAGAACTTGGCAATCTTGCGAAACTGGAGATATTATCACTGCCAAATGGTAGTTTAACAGGTAAATAATAAACCTCTTCCAAAACTTCATGTTATTATGACTTGTGGAACTCATCACCTTCGACTAACAGCTTTGAAAATTTCTCGCTTGGGTTTCACAGCCACCCTTCCTCCTCATCTAGGAAATCCATCTTTCCTATTAGAGCTAGACATCAGCTACAACAGCATTTACGGCTCTCTCCCAGCAAGCATTTTTGACAATCTTCCTAATCTACAATTGCTTTATTTGCATTATAACATGTTTGATGGAAAAATACCGTCGACCATATCTAAATGTAGAAGCTTGTAAAACTTATCCTTGTTACACAATAATTTCACAGGGGCCATTCCGAAAGGAATTGGAAACTTGACTCAACTTATAGAGATCTATCTTGGATACAACGAACTACAAGGTATGTTATATGATACATTGTTTTAGTTGCTTTTActgatattctttttatatcccttgtcattcaataatatattgcttatttataatgattttgtaggagaaattccAATAGAGCTTGGCAATCTTGCGAAACTGGAGATATTATCACTGCCAAATGGTAACTTAACAGGTAAATAATAAACCTCTTCCAAAGCTTCATGTTATTATGACTTCTGGAACACATCACCTTCAAGTAACAGCTTTGAATATGTCTCGCTCGGGTTTCACAGCCACCCTTCCTCTTCATCTGGGAAATCTATCTTTCTTATCAGCTACAACAGCTTTTACGACTCTGTCCTAGCAAGCATTTTTGACAATCTTCCTAATCTACAATTGCTTTATTTGCATTATGACATGTTCGATGGAAAAATACTGTTAACCATATCTAAATGTAGAAGCTTGCAAAACTTATCCTTGTCACGCAATAATTTCACAGGAGCCATTCcgaaagaaattggaaacttgactCAACTTAGAGAGATCTATCTTGGATACAACAAACTACAAGGTATGTTTTATGATACTTTGTTTTAGTTGCTGTTActgatattctttttatattccttGTCATTCACTAATATAttgcttatttataatgattttgtaggagaaattccAATAGAGCTTGGCAATCTTGCGAAATTGGTGATATTATCACTGCCAAATGGTAACTTAACAGGTAAATAATAAACCTCTTCCAAAACTTCATGTTATTATGACTTATGGAACCCATCACGTTCGAGTAACAGCTTTGAATATTTCTCGCTTGGGTTTCACAGCCACCCTTCCTCCTCATCTAGGAAATCTATCTTTCCTATTAGAGCTAAACATCAGCTACAACAGCTTTTACGACTCTCTCCCAGCAAGCATTTTTGACAATCTTCCTAATCTACAATTGCTTTATTTGCATTATAATATGTTCGATGGAAAAATACTGTCGACCATATCTAAATGTAGAAGCTTGCAAAACTTATCCTTGTCATGCAATAATTTCACAGGAGCCATTCtgaaagaaattggaaacttgactCAAGTTAGAGAGATCTATCTTGGATACAACAAACTACAAGGCATGTTATATGATAGTTTGTTTTAGTTGCTCTTActgatattctttttattttccttgtcattcaataatatattgcttatttataatgattttgtaggagaaattccAATAGAGCTTGGCAATCTTGTGAAATTGGAGATATTATCATTGCCAAATGGTAACTTAATAGGTAAATAATAGTCGGAAATATATAGTGGGTTTACAagtatgaagattgaaacctatattatacaaaaccaattgacttgtgttaaagtccaatccataacacttatataccactttcttttattctatttattagatgtgggattgtttgagtctccaacacccctACTTAAGTGCAAGCACGTAGGCTATTAGACTTGCCATTTGACTTAGCCGATTTTTGGTTGggtgcgttgtcacttgtatctagGAATACTTGGGCTGTTAATTCTGCCATTTGGCTCGTGCTCTAATATCATATCAGAAATATATATAGTGGGTTTACAagtatgaagattgaaacctatattacacaaaaccaattggcttgtgttaaagttcaatccgcaacacttatataccactttcttatattctatttattagatgtgagactttttgAGTCTCCAACAATAATAAACCTCTCTCAAAACTTCATGTTATTATGACTTGTGGAACTCATCACCTTCGAGTAACAGCTTTGAATATTTCTCGCTTGGGTTTCACAACCACTCTTCCTCCTCATCTAGGAAATCTATTTTTCCTATTAGAGCTAGACATCAGCTACAACAGCTTTTACGACTCTCTCCCAACAAGCATTTTTGACAATCTTCCTAATCTACAATTGCTTTATTTGCATTATAACATGTTCGATGGAAAAATACCGTCAACCATATCTAAATGTAGAAGCTTGCAAAACTTATCCTTGTCACACAATAATTTCACAGGAGCCATTCcgaaagaaattggaaacttgactCAACTTAGAGAGATCTATCTTGGATACAACAAACTACAAGGTATGTTATATGATACTTTGTTTTAGTTGCTCTTActgatattctttttatattccttGTCATTCAAAAATATActgtttatttataatgattttgtaggagaaattccAAGAGAGCTTGGCAATCTTGCGAAACTGGAGACATTATCACTACAAAATTGTAACTTAGCGGGTGAATAATAAACCTCTCTCAAATTAACATGttaaaatgtattaatttcattttgttataataatccAATTCACTAATTTGAGCTATCATTTTTTTAGGTGAGATACTGTCTGTGTTAAACTAGAAGTGTAGTTGAGTCTCCTTGAAACCCATTTCTACTGATGTTCCGAAGCCCAGCTAGAAGTAAGCAAGAGTTGTCGAGGTGTAGCAGTAGAAAAGCTGCAGCCCATATTAACTTTTAACAAATGCGGGAAGAGAATAAAGCTTGACAGGACCCATCCCGACCAACTAATCCTATAACCTCTGAGAATACCGTTATACGCTTAGAAGGGCGAAATGCATCCTGTATTTCtgtttgaaaaacttttctACACCATATCCTAACACgtaaaataatatcatctataggTCTCCGACCTTTATATGAGTAGATGTCAAAATACATCCTAATTAAAGCcaagaaatcataaaataaacctGTAATCAGGCCTCCGACCTTATCATATacatgacaaaaataatttacatcttTACTCATTTCAAAAGTCATTAGAATATTGTAATTAGGGCTCTGGCCTTTCAACATTTcacaagtttataaaaaaaaaaacaacaaaaagtctaTATCTAACACTAAATATGCTACACCATGGCACAACCCATCGAAACACTATCCAACACGATTTGGAGGATGTCCTGGAGGGAGGGAAACATTTATAAGGGTGAGCTAAAAGCTCAGTGAGTAGGAAATTTAAATCCTTGAGAATATTTATGCATgtcaaacaataatattatgccATAATATTAGCCACACACCATGCTAATTATGCTTAAACCACATGCTTCTCATGTACATTAACTTGAAACGTTCATCACATAATATCATCACACAAGTTGATTTTCACAAGAATGAAATTTACAATACTACCTTTATCTCATAGGAGCAAATCAAACATTCATGAATTTCCACTTCCAACTCAATAGCAATACTATCTTTATCTTATAGGTTTCCTTACATATCAAGATTCAAAAATATTGATCCATAGGTATCCcaccatttatatataaagatatacatcaaaatatcatataaaagggAAATCTGTCATACCCAAGGGGTGTCCCCACCTAGGCagagcaaaagaaaaacaactgtCATACCCAGTATACTAAAATCTCACGGGCAGAGCATTTGATTCTGTCatacttggcatgaaataaagTACAAGCAGAGCATTAAATTCTATCGTACCTGTATAGATATCATACAAGCAGAGCATCTAAATCTATTGTACTTGGCATAAATATTGCACAGGCAGAGCAtcttatttcataataaaaggaaaatttccaCTTATCCCCCATATGTGTGCAAGATTTCGTATAGCCCCCGTAAGTTTCACCTATAACCAAGATTTGGGTATTTCAACTCTTCCCCCTAAAAGAAAAATTTCGCCCTAGAAATTATGTACCTAATTGAAACAATTCTGGGTATTGAGCCCGCATATCCTCTTCTCGTTCCCAAGTTGCTTCTTCCACCGAGTGATTTTTCCAATGTACCTTAACCCAAGGAATGGTTCTAGTATGACGCACTTGCTGTTTCATATCGATAATTCTCTTTGGCCCTTCTTGGTAACTCAAATCCTCTTTTAATTGAAACGGTCGATGCTAAAGAACATGAGTGGGATCGGGCACATACTTGCGAAGCATGGaaacatgaaaaacattatgaatCTTAGATAACTCAGGGGGTAAGGCTAGTCGATAAGCGACAACACCTACTCTTTCAAGAATGTCATATAGGCCAATATATCTTGGGTTCAGTTTACCTCGTTTCCCAAATCTTAGTAAGCCTTTCCAAGGTGAAACTCGTAGAACCACTTTTTCACCCACTTGGAACTTCAATTCTCTTTTATGCTTATCAGCATAACTTTTCTATCTATCTCGGGCTGCTTTCAGTCGTTAGCGAATAAGACAAATCTTTTCATTCGTGTCTCGCATGATCTCAGGGCCTAGCAATACTTTCTCGCCCATTTTATTCCAACACACTGGAGTTCTGTATTTTCTACCATACAAGGCTTCATACGGAGGCATTCCAATGTTAACTTGATAGttattattgtaggcaaattctGCTAAAGGTAAATAGTTATCCCAACTACCTTTAAACTCCATCACACAAGCCCTTAACATATCTTCTAAGGTCTGGATAGTTCTTTCTGACTATCCATCCGTTTGAGGATGAAAGGTTGTGctaaattttaactttgtaCCAAAGGCATTTTGTAAACTTGGCCAAAACCGAGAAGTAAACCTAGGATTTTTGTCTGATACTATAGATACTAGAGCACCATGAAGACGTACAATCTCAGCTACATAAATACTTGCTAACTTATCAAAGTGAATGTGTGGTTTTGATTGGCAGGAAATGGGTTGATTTTGTTAGACGATCCACAATGACCCAAATGCCATCATACCCATTCTTGGCACGGGGAAGACCTGACACAAAATCCATGgtgatatgctcccatttctaTTGAGGAATAGGAAGTGGTTGCAAAAGTCCAGCGAGTCTCTGATGTTCAATTTTCACTTGCTAGCACACTAAACATCTGGAAACAAATTCTGCGATCTCTCTTTTCATTCCTTGCCACCAATAATGATCTCTCAAGGTACGATACATCTTAGTACTACCTGGATGTAAGGTATAGGCTGAGGCATGAACCTCTTCTAAAATGTCCTCCTTTAATTCCTTGTGATCTGGTACACAAATTCTCTCACCCATCATAAGTATGCCatcatcttttattataaaatccgCTCGTAATCCTTTACTTATGTCATTCTTTAACTTCACTAGATGAGGGTCTAAATGTTGCAT
Encoded here:
- the LOC123227315 gene encoding leucine-rich repeat receptor protein kinase EMS1-like isoform X2, with the translated sequence MYSHMSTSPHSTNLSCALMEKYQFLSILLAFSVHFLTLPFVHAQVTDIFTDKQALLALKARISHDPSNLLARNWSTSSSVCHWMGITCGARHLRVTGLNISNLGLTATLPPQLGNLSFLASLDIRHNSFYGSLPEEYAQLHRLEYLLLSFNSLSGELPSSIFDNLPNLLLLYLHSNMFKGKIPSTLSRCRSLQKLSLSLNNFTGVIPKEMGNLTQLREIYLAYNKLQGAIPKEIGNLTQVREIYLGYNELQGEIPIELGNLAKLEILSLPNGSLTGAIPKEIGNLTQVKEIYLGYNKLQAEIPIELGNLAKLEILSLLNGNFTGAIPKEIGNLTQLREIYLGYNELQGEIPIELGNLAKLEILSLPNGSLTGAIPKGIGNLTQLREIYLGYNELQGEIPIELGNLAKLEILSLPNGNLTGAIPKEIGNLTQLREIYLGYNKLQGEIPIELGNLAKLEILSLPNGNLTGAIPKEIGNLTQVKEIYLGYNKLQAEIPIELGNLAKLEILSLLNGNFTGAIPKEIGNLTQLKEIYLGYNELQGEIPIELGNLAKLEILSLPNGSLTGAIPKGIGNLTQLIEIYLGYNELQGEIPIELGNLAKLEILSLPNGNLTGAIPKEIGNLTQLREIYLGYNKLQGEIPIELGNLAKLVILSLPNGNLTGAILKEIGNLTQVREIYLGYNKLQGEIPIELGNLVKLEILSLPNGNLIGAIPKEIGNLTQLREIYLGYNKLQEIPRELGNLAKLETLSLQNCNLAGEILSVLN
- the LOC123227315 gene encoding LRR receptor-like serine/threonine-protein kinase GSO2 isoform X7, which produces MYSHMSTSPHSTNLSCALMEKYQFLSILLAFSVHFLTLPFVHAQVTDIFTDKQALLALKARISHDPSNLLARNWSTSSSVCHWMGITCGARHLRVTGLNISNLGLTATLPPQLGNLSFLASLDIRHNSFYGSLPEEYAQLHRLEYLLLSFNSLSGELPSSIFDNLPNLLLLYLHSNMFKGKIPSTLSRCRSLQKLSLSLNNFTGVIPKEMGNLTQLREIYLAYNKLQGAIPKEIGNLTQVREIYLGYNELQGEIPIELGNLAKLEILSLPNGSLTGAIPKEIGNLTQVKEIYLGYNKLQAEIPIELGNLAKLEILSLLNGNFTGAIPKEIGNLTQLREIYLGYNELQGEIPIELGNLAKLEILSLPNGSLTGAIPKGIGNLTQLREIYLGYNELQGEIPIELGNLAKLEILSLPNGNLTGAIPKEIGNLTQLREIYLGYNKLQGEIPIELGNLAKLEILSLPNGNLTGAIPKEIGNLTQVKEIYLGYNKLQAEIPIELGNLAKLEILSLLNGNFTGAIPKEIGNLTQLKEIYLGYNELQGEIPIELGNLAKLEILSLPNGSLTGAIPKGIGNLTQLIEIYLGYNELQGEIPIELGNLAKLEILSLPNGNLTGAIPKEIGNLTQLREIYLGYNKLQGEIPIELGNLAKLVILSLPNGNLTGAIPKEIGNLTQLREIYLGYNKLQGEIPRELGNLAKLETLSLQNCNLAGEILSVLN
- the LOC123227315 gene encoding probable leucine-rich repeat receptor-like protein kinase At5g63930 isoform X15, with protein sequence MYSHMSTSPHSTNLSCALMEKYQFLSILLAFSVHFLTLPFVHAQVTDIFTDKQALLALKARISHDPSNLLARNWSTSSSVCHWMGITCGARHLRVTGLNISNLGLTATLPPQLGNLSFLASLDIRHNSFYGSLPEEYAQLHRLEYLLLSFNSLSGELPSSIFDNLPNLLLLYLHSNMFKGKIPSTLSRCRSLQKLSLSLNNFTGVIPKEMGNLTQLREIYLAYNKLQGAIPKEIGNLTQVREIYLGYNELQGEIPIELGNLAKLEILSLPNGSLTGAIPKEIGNLTQVKEIYLGYNKLQAEIPIELGNLAKLEILSLLNGNFTGAIPKEIGNLTQLREIYLGYNELQGEIPIELGNLAKLEILSLPNGSLTGAIPKGIGNLTQLREIYLGYNELQGEIPIELGNLAKLEILSLPNGNLTGAIPKEIGNLTQLREIYLGYNKLQGEIPIELGNLAKLEILSLPNGNLTGAIPKEIGNLTQLREIYLGYNKLQGEIPIELGNLAKLVILSLPNGNLTGAILKEIGNLTQVREIYLGYNKLQGEIPIELGNLVKLEILSLPNGNLIGAIPKEIGNLTQLREIYLGYNKLQGEIPRELGNLAKLETLSLQNCNLAGEILSVLN
- the LOC123227315 gene encoding leucine-rich repeat receptor protein kinase EMS1-like isoform X8, translated to MYSHMSTSPHSTNLSCALMEKYQFLSILLAFSVHFLTLPFVHAQVTDIFTDKQALLALKARISHDPSNLLARNWSTSSSVCHWMGITCGARHLRVTGLNISNLGLTATLPPQLGNLSFLASLDIRHNSFYGSLPEEYAQLHRLEYLLLSFNSLSGELPSSIFDNLPNLLLLYLHSNMFKGKIPSTLSRCRSLQKLSLSLNNFTGVIPKEMGNLTQLREIYLAYNKLQGAIPKEIGNLTQVREIYLGYNELQGEIPIELGNLAKLEILSLPNGSLTGAIPKEIGNLTQVKEIYLGYNKLQAEIPIELGNLAKLEILSLLNGNFTGAIPKEIGNLTQLREIYLGYNELQGEIPIELGNLAKLEILSLPNGSLTGAIPKGIGNLTQLREIYLGYNELQGEIPIELGNLAKLEILSLPNGNLTGAIPKEIGNLTQLREIYLGYNKLQAEIPIELGNLAKLEILSLLNGNFTGAIPKEIGNLTQLKEIYLGYNELQGEIPIELGNLAKLEILSLPNGSLTGAIPKGIGNLTQLIEIYLGYNELQGEIPIELGNLAKLEILSLPNGNLTGAIPKEIGNLTQLREIYLGYNKLQGEIPIELGNLAKLVILSLPNGNLTGAILKEIGNLTQVREIYLGYNKLQGEIPIELGNLVKLEILSLPNGNLIGAIPKEIGNLTQLREIYLGYNKLQGEIPRELGNLAKLETLSLQNCNLAGEILSVLN
- the LOC123227315 gene encoding LRR receptor-like serine/threonine-protein kinase GSO1 isoform X3 → MYSHMSTSPHSTNLSCALMEKYQFLSILLAFSVHFLTLPFVHAQVTDIFTDKQALLALKARISHDPSNLLARNWSTSSSVCHWMGITCGARHLRVTGLNISNLGLTATLPPQLGNLSFLASLDIRHNSFYGSLPEEYAQLHRLEYLLLSFNSLSGELPSSIFDNLPNLLLLYLHSNMFKGKIPSTLSRCRSLQKLSLSLNNFTGVIPKEMGNLTQLREIYLAYNKLQGAIPKEIGNLTQVREIYLGYNELQGEIPIELGNLAKLEILSLPNGSLTGAIPKEIGNLTQVKEIYLGYNKLQAEIPIELGNLAKLEILSLLNGNFTGAIPKEIGNLTQLREIYLGYNELQGEIPIELGNLAKLEILSLPNGSLTGAIPKGIGNLTQLREIYLGYNELQGEIPIELGNLAKLEILSLPNGNLTGAIPKEIGNLTQLREIYLGYNKLQGEIPIELGNLAKLEILSLPNGNLTGAIPKEIGNLTQVKEIYLGYNKLQEIPIELGNLAKLEILSLLNGNFTGAIPKEIGNLTQLKEIYLGYNELQGEIPIELGNLAKLEILSLPNGSLTGAIPKGIGNLTQLIEIYLGYNELQGEIPIELGNLAKLEILSLPNGNLTGAIPKEIGNLTQLREIYLGYNKLQGEIPIELGNLAKLVILSLPNGNLTGAILKEIGNLTQVREIYLGYNKLQGEIPIELGNLVKLEILSLPNGNLIGAIPKEIGNLTQLREIYLGYNKLQGEIPRELGNLAKLETLSLQNCNLAGEILSVLN